In a single window of the Pseudodesulfovibrio profundus genome:
- a CDS encoding class I SAM-dependent methyltransferase — translation MNEKPVAAGKSSLDLVDNDLVFSEVIVDPDGTYLDMACGVGRYTVELAGQLNADATVHAFDLWEEGIAELTNYAKQHDLKSIKAKLVDITAQLPLQDSTIDVCLMATALHDLPESTRSGVVEEVSRVISPGGFFILIEFKKVNYGPGPDIDERIGESDADELVLPHGFTKKNVVDLGEFTYLIKYMKK, via the coding sequence ATGAATGAAAAGCCTGTTGCCGCCGGGAAGAGCAGCCTGGACCTCGTTGATAACGATTTGGTTTTTAGTGAAGTCATTGTCGATCCTGACGGAACATATTTGGATATGGCTTGTGGTGTCGGTAGGTATACTGTGGAGCTTGCAGGGCAACTCAATGCCGATGCCACGGTACATGCCTTTGATTTATGGGAAGAAGGCATTGCTGAATTGACGAATTATGCAAAGCAGCATGATTTGAAATCGATAAAGGCCAAGCTTGTCGATATAACGGCACAACTCCCTTTGCAGGACTCAACTATTGATGTGTGCCTGATGGCAACTGCTCTACACGATTTGCCAGAATCAACGAGAAGTGGGGTTGTTGAAGAAGTATCACGAGTTATCTCTCCTGGTGGCTTTTTTATTCTGATCGAGTTCAAAAAGGTCAATTATGGCCCTGGCCCGGACATAGATGAGCGCATTGGAGAATCAGATGCAGATGAACTAGTTCTTCCTCACGGATTTACGAAAAAGAACGTCGTGGATTTGGGAGAGTTTACTTATCTGATTAAGTACATGAAGAAATAA
- a CDS encoding VOC family protein codes for MHLKYAIFYVEDVARSIEFYEQVFGLKRTMIHESGDYGELDTGATTLSFSSRRLMTELGKSPGVPDPTSPIFEIAFETDDVPAALEKARSAGAKVVQEVREEEWGQTTAYVLDNNGYLVEICSPVQGAS; via the coding sequence GTGCATTTAAAATATGCCATTTTCTACGTTGAAGATGTCGCCCGGAGTATTGAGTTTTATGAGCAGGTCTTTGGTCTGAAACGTACCATGATCCATGAGTCTGGTGACTATGGTGAGTTGGATACCGGGGCCACGACACTGTCTTTTTCATCACGTCGCCTAATGACTGAGCTCGGTAAGTCACCTGGAGTTCCCGACCCGACATCTCCCATTTTTGAAATCGCTTTTGAAACGGATGATGTGCCTGCCGCCCTTGAGAAGGCTCGATCTGCTGGAGCTAAGGTGGTGCAAGAAGTGCGTGAGGAAGAGTGGGGGCAGACCACAGCCTATGTTCTCGACAACAACGGTTATCTGGTCGAAATATGTTCGCCGGTCCAAGGCGCGTCATAG